A genome region from Lujinxingia vulgaris includes the following:
- the tenA gene encoding thiaminase II: MSTPAFDVPPFAKRCLEAARGQWGASFEHPFVLALAEGTLDAEKFKFYQMQDARYLEAFADAASLISTRCVSPVDKLWFVDAARMALVVEGELHAGYGEKLGYGPEDIAAIELTPNNRAYQDHMISMATRGTLVEAVGALTPCPWLYIALGQHLLERLGTIEDDHPYANWLRMYSDPGFNEYMNEILGRLQRFADAADEPARERAVQAFVTSVRYEWMFWQQAWEHQEWPV; encoded by the coding sequence ATGAGCACACCCGCCTTTGATGTCCCGCCCTTTGCGAAGCGTTGTCTGGAGGCCGCGCGCGGCCAGTGGGGTGCGTCGTTTGAGCATCCCTTCGTGCTGGCGCTGGCTGAGGGGACGCTGGATGCCGAGAAGTTCAAGTTTTACCAGATGCAGGACGCGCGCTATCTGGAGGCCTTTGCCGACGCAGCGAGTTTGATCTCGACGCGTTGTGTCTCGCCAGTGGATAAGCTGTGGTTTGTGGACGCCGCGCGCATGGCGCTGGTGGTCGAGGGGGAGTTGCACGCAGGATACGGGGAGAAGCTGGGGTATGGGCCTGAGGATATTGCGGCGATTGAGCTCACGCCGAATAACCGCGCCTACCAGGACCATATGATCTCGATGGCGACCCGCGGCACGCTGGTGGAGGCGGTCGGGGCGCTGACGCCCTGCCCCTGGCTCTACATCGCGTTGGGGCAGCATCTGCTGGAGCGCCTGGGCACCATTGAGGATGATCATCCCTACGCCAACTGGCTGCGGATGTATTCGGATCCCGGGTTCAATGAGTACATGAACGAGATTCTGGGCCGTCTGCAGCGTTTTGCGGACGCGGCCGATGAGCCGGCGCGGGAGCGTGCGGTGCAGGCCTTTGTGACCAGCGTGCGCTACGAGTGGATGTTCTGGCAGCAGGCATGGGAGCACCAGGAGTGGCCGGTCTGA
- a CDS encoding flavin-containing monooxygenase, with translation MPTHLDVLIIGAGLSGICAGHYLQKECPQKSFAILEGRASLGGTWDLFRYPGVRSDSDMHTLGFSFRPWPNPQAIADGPSILSYLHDTARETGLDRKIRHNHRAEHARWSSDDARWTVISRHPETGEECVHTCNFLWFCTGYYRYEHGHMPDYPGAERFRGELVHPQLWTDDIDYAGKKVVVIGSGATAVTLVPSMAQRAAHVTMLQRSPSYVMSMPEEDALSQSMTRIFGKSLGANLTRWKNILRLILFYQFARRMPAAARAFITKQVRNTIGDVVDVDAHFNPTYDPWDQRVCFVPDNDLFDALRDGTASIVTDHIESFTETGIQLRSGEHLDADLVVSATGLDVMVAGGTTLEVDGKPVHPGQETMYKGAMLSNVPNALMSVGYTNASWTLKCELISQWTCRLLHHMDQHNHRIVTPRLPEGTTADRPLIDFNSGYIQRALDELPNQGERLPWRLYQNYILDSVLFRFAPIADDALVFE, from the coding sequence ATGCCCACCCACCTCGACGTCCTCATCATCGGCGCCGGCCTCTCCGGCATCTGCGCCGGCCACTACCTCCAAAAGGAATGCCCCCAAAAATCCTTCGCCATCTTAGAGGGCCGCGCCTCTCTCGGCGGAACCTGGGACCTCTTTCGCTACCCCGGCGTCCGCTCCGACTCCGACATGCACACCCTGGGCTTCTCCTTTCGCCCCTGGCCCAACCCACAAGCCATCGCCGACGGCCCCTCCATCCTTAGCTACCTCCACGACACCGCCCGGGAGACCGGCCTCGACCGCAAGATCCGCCACAACCACCGCGCCGAACACGCACGCTGGTCCTCCGATGACGCCCGCTGGACGGTCATCTCCCGGCACCCCGAGACCGGCGAAGAATGCGTCCACACCTGCAACTTCCTCTGGTTTTGCACCGGCTACTACCGCTACGAACACGGCCACATGCCCGACTACCCCGGCGCCGAGCGTTTCCGCGGAGAACTCGTGCACCCGCAACTCTGGACCGACGACATCGACTACGCCGGCAAAAAAGTCGTCGTCATCGGCAGCGGCGCCACCGCCGTCACCCTCGTCCCGTCGATGGCCCAGCGCGCCGCGCACGTCACCATGCTGCAACGCTCCCCGAGCTACGTGATGTCGATGCCCGAAGAAGACGCCCTCTCCCAGTCCATGACCCGCATCTTCGGCAAATCCCTCGGCGCCAACCTCACCCGCTGGAAAAACATCCTCCGGCTGATCCTCTTCTACCAATTCGCTCGCCGCATGCCCGCAGCCGCCCGCGCCTTCATCACCAAACAGGTCCGCAACACCATCGGCGACGTCGTCGACGTCGATGCCCACTTCAACCCCACCTACGACCCCTGGGACCAACGCGTCTGCTTCGTCCCCGACAACGACCTCTTCGACGCACTCCGCGACGGCACCGCCTCAATCGTCACCGACCACATCGAATCCTTCACCGAGACCGGCATCCAACTCCGCTCCGGCGAACATCTCGACGCCGACCTCGTCGTCAGCGCCACCGGCCTCGACGTCATGGTCGCCGGCGGTACCACCCTCGAAGTCGACGGCAAACCCGTCCACCCCGGCCAGGAGACAATGTACAAAGGCGCCATGCTCAGCAACGTCCCCAACGCCCTGATGTCCGTCGGCTACACCAACGCCTCCTGGACCCTCAAATGCGAGCTCATCAGCCAGTGGACCTGCCGCCTCCTCCACCACATGGACCAGCACAACCACCGCATCGTCACCCCGCGCCTCCCCGAAGGCACCACCGCCGACCGCCCCCTCATCGACTTCAACTCCGGCTACATCCAACGCGCCCTCGACGAGCTCCCCAACCAGGGCGAACGCCTGCCCTGGCGCCTTTATCAAAACTATATTCTGGACAGTGTTCTGTTTCGCTTCGCCCCCATCGCCGATGATGCGCTGGTCTTCGAGTGA
- a CDS encoding cytochrome d ubiquinol oxidase subunit II — MLELPMIVAAIIVLALIVYLLTGGADFGGGIWYLFATGERKDAQRRALTDAIAPIWEANHVWLILVVVLLFVCFPPAFAAIMTALHIPLTLMLLGIVLRGSAFAFQSYSAGAHRLERRSARVFAIASVITPFLLGICAGAIASGDIRRLESGAIDTNFISEWLQPFPFAIGALTLALCAFLAAVYMTVEADTAPLKDDFRRRALWSALATGACAFAAILLAMRDAPLVWTGLTNARWAIPFQLITALAALLAIAALWTRRFHLARTAAALQVALILLGWALAQFPYLVYPDIRITEAAAETAVLRPVLIALALGSALLLPAFVYLYKIFKPGPSAHTAPSPDEAA; from the coding sequence ATGCTCGAACTTCCCATGATCGTGGCCGCCATCATCGTGCTCGCCCTCATCGTCTACCTCCTCACCGGCGGAGCCGACTTCGGCGGCGGCATCTGGTACCTCTTCGCCACCGGCGAACGCAAAGACGCCCAACGACGCGCCCTCACCGACGCCATCGCCCCCATCTGGGAGGCCAACCACGTCTGGCTCATCCTCGTCGTCGTGCTCCTCTTCGTCTGCTTCCCGCCGGCCTTCGCCGCCATCATGACCGCCCTGCACATCCCCCTGACCTTGATGCTTCTGGGCATCGTACTACGCGGCTCTGCCTTCGCCTTTCAGTCGTACTCCGCCGGCGCCCACCGCCTGGAGCGACGCTCCGCCCGCGTCTTCGCCATCGCCAGCGTCATCACCCCCTTCCTCCTTGGCATCTGCGCCGGCGCCATCGCCTCCGGCGACATCCGCCGCCTCGAGTCCGGCGCCATCGACACCAACTTCATCTCCGAGTGGCTGCAACCCTTTCCCTTCGCCATCGGCGCGCTCACGCTGGCCCTCTGCGCCTTTCTGGCCGCCGTCTACATGACGGTCGAAGCCGACACCGCCCCCCTCAAAGACGACTTCCGCCGCCGCGCCCTCTGGAGCGCGCTGGCCACCGGCGCCTGCGCCTTCGCCGCCATCCTGCTCGCCATGCGCGACGCCCCGCTTGTCTGGACCGGCCTCACCAATGCCCGCTGGGCCATCCCCTTCCAACTCATCACCGCCCTGGCCGCCCTCCTCGCCATCGCCGCCCTCTGGACGCGACGCTTCCACCTCGCCCGCACAGCCGCCGCCCTCCAGGTCGCCCTCATCCTCCTGGGCTGGGCGCTCGCGCAGTTCCCCTACCTGGTCTACCCCGACATCCGCATCACCGAGGCCGCCGCCGAGACCGCCGTCCTACGCCCCGTCCTCATCGCCCTGGCCCTGGGCAGCGCGCTCCTCCTCCCCGCCTTCGTCTACCTCTACAAAATCTTCAAACCCGGCCCCTCCGCCCACACCGCCCCCTCACCCGACGAGGCAGCATGA
- a CDS encoding cytochrome ubiquinol oxidase subunit I, producing MEDLLAARSQMAMSLAFHIILAVVGMAMPLLMIIAEGRWLRTGDPIFRELAKRWARGTAIIFAVGAVSGTVLSFELGLLWPTFMEHAGPLVGMPFSLEGFAFFLEAIFLGIYLYGWERISPRAHWLAGLMVLLCGTASGIFVVTANAWMNAPTGFDFIDGQFVNIRPWEAMFNPMWFTQCAHMVIAAFQSVAFAVAGIHAAMLLREHRNTFHRHAIAIALPIAAITALAQPLMGDLLAKATAENQPVKLAAMEGHFETETRAPLRIFGLPDEDARTTPYAIEIPGVLSFLAYGDFDAEVRGLNDFPRDEWPPVAIVHIAFQIMVASGMWMLAISLLGVFLSWRRRRLFTARWYLWLLVITAPMGIIAIEAGWVVTEVGRQPWVIQGYMRTADAVTPMTNLVVPFTVFSILYLVLSVIVVYLLWRHVFQSPDLDTLQTLKDAAPPASEPPRADTPDTSNAPLPDSD from the coding sequence ATGGAAGATCTCCTCGCTGCTCGCAGCCAGATGGCCATGTCGCTGGCCTTCCACATCATCTTAGCCGTCGTCGGCATGGCCATGCCCCTGCTCATGATCATCGCCGAAGGCCGCTGGCTCCGCACCGGCGACCCCATCTTCCGCGAGCTCGCAAAACGCTGGGCCCGCGGCACCGCCATCATCTTCGCCGTCGGCGCCGTCAGCGGCACCGTGCTCTCGTTTGAACTCGGCCTGCTCTGGCCCACCTTCATGGAACACGCCGGCCCGCTCGTCGGCATGCCCTTCTCCCTGGAAGGCTTTGCCTTCTTCCTGGAGGCCATCTTCCTGGGCATCTACCTCTACGGCTGGGAGCGCATCAGCCCCCGCGCCCACTGGCTCGCCGGCCTCATGGTGCTCCTCTGCGGCACCGCCTCGGGCATCTTCGTGGTCACTGCCAACGCCTGGATGAACGCCCCCACCGGCTTCGACTTCATCGACGGCCAATTCGTGAACATCCGCCCCTGGGAGGCGATGTTCAACCCGATGTGGTTCACCCAGTGTGCCCACATGGTCATCGCCGCCTTTCAGTCGGTCGCCTTCGCCGTCGCCGGCATCCACGCCGCGATGCTGCTGCGGGAGCACCGCAACACCTTCCACCGCCACGCCATCGCCATCGCCCTCCCCATCGCCGCCATCACCGCCCTGGCCCAACCCCTGATGGGCGACCTCCTCGCCAAAGCCACCGCCGAGAACCAACCCGTCAAACTCGCCGCCATGGAAGGCCACTTTGAGACCGAAACCCGGGCGCCACTACGCATCTTCGGCCTCCCCGACGAGGACGCCCGCACCACCCCCTACGCCATCGAAATCCCCGGCGTACTCAGCTTCCTGGCCTACGGCGACTTCGACGCGGAAGTCCGCGGCCTCAACGACTTCCCCCGCGACGAGTGGCCTCCCGTGGCCATCGTGCACATCGCCTTCCAGATCATGGTCGCCTCAGGCATGTGGATGCTCGCCATCAGCCTGCTCGGCGTCTTCCTCAGCTGGCGCCGGCGCCGCCTCTTCACCGCCCGCTGGTACCTGTGGCTCCTCGTCATCACCGCCCCGATGGGCATCATCGCCATCGAGGCCGGCTGGGTCGTCACCGAGGTCGGCCGCCAACCCTGGGTCATCCAGGGCTACATGCGCACCGCCGACGCCGTCACCCCCATGACCAACCTCGTCGTCCCCTTCACCGTCTTCTCCATCCTCTACCTGGTGCTCTCGGTGATCGTTGTCTACCTGCTCTGGCGCCACGTCTTCCAGAGCCCCGACCTCGACACCCTCCAGACCCTCAAAGACGCCGCCCCACCTGCCTCCGAGCCCCCTCGCGCCGACACGCCCGACACATCCAACGCCCCCCTCCCCGACTCCGACTGA
- a CDS encoding DUF2231 domain-containing protein codes for MATRLHVLHPMLVHMPLALMPVAIGADVLGKFTGQRGLCELGRRAMGLTAVGGVLSSVSGLVAQEAVHLEGEEARAKLVTHRNLNLGITAAALVMVGWRRRMKEPSPGYLLSGFGGLAGLFYTAWLGGELVYRHGAGVERAGGVREEKSPELLPKNARRVVGTGAANVREGAKHVVEELKDGEVAPQLRFNPPMPPS; via the coding sequence ATGGCGACTCGACTTCATGTGCTGCATCCGATGCTGGTTCATATGCCGCTGGCGTTGATGCCGGTGGCGATAGGCGCTGATGTGCTGGGCAAGTTCACAGGCCAGCGCGGGCTCTGTGAGCTTGGGCGGCGCGCGATGGGGCTGACGGCTGTGGGGGGCGTGCTCTCCAGTGTTTCGGGGCTTGTGGCCCAGGAGGCTGTGCACCTGGAGGGGGAGGAGGCCCGCGCGAAGCTCGTGACGCATCGCAACCTCAACCTGGGGATCACGGCGGCGGCGCTGGTGATGGTCGGCTGGCGAAGGCGGATGAAAGAGCCGAGTCCGGGGTATCTGCTCAGCGGTTTTGGAGGGTTGGCGGGACTCTTTTACACGGCGTGGTTGGGCGGGGAGTTGGTGTACCGGCATGGCGCGGGGGTGGAGCGGGCGGGGGGCGTGCGCGAGGAGAAGTCGCCGGAATTGTTGCCCAAAAATGCGCGTCGGGTGGTCGGGACGGGGGCGGCGAACGTCAGGGAGGGGGCGAAACATGTGGTTGAGGAGTTGAAGGATGGGGAGGTGGCTCCGCAGTTGAGGTTCAATCCTCCGATGCCTCCGTCGTGA
- a CDS encoding putative signal transducing protein, with the protein MPDDTIVIIAYASQVDAHIARTRLADAQIPCALEDEGIVAAYGGISSAVGGVKVRVRREDAQRAYALLSDTSDGFLEDSMFVDEEEAALFAGDAEGGHEDAGAKGGVIGKLAKLLRGS; encoded by the coding sequence ATGCCCGACGACACGATTGTCATCATCGCCTACGCATCTCAGGTCGACGCCCACATCGCCCGCACGCGGCTGGCCGACGCCCAGATCCCCTGCGCGCTGGAGGATGAGGGGATTGTGGCAGCCTACGGGGGCATCAGCAGCGCAGTGGGGGGCGTGAAGGTGCGCGTGCGCCGAGAGGATGCGCAGCGGGCCTACGCGCTTTTGAGCGATACCTCCGATGGGTTTCTGGAGGATTCAATGTTTGTGGATGAGGAGGAGGCTGCGCTCTTCGCGGGGGATGCAGAAGGAGGCCATGAGGATGCAGGCGCTAAGGGCGGGGTAATCGGGAAGCTCGCAAAACTCCTGCGGGGAAGTTGA